A region of Maridesulfovibrio sp. DNA encodes the following proteins:
- a CDS encoding 50S ribosomal protein L25, producing MSEKVTFKADVRTKTGKSANRQLRNQGMVPVVFYSQEGENMILSVNENDFVKMYRKVGTTRLFSLEVEGKTYDSLIWKVQMDPVRPRPNHVDFLGVSADRPLKIDVPVVTEGTAPGVKLGGRIAIYRDKLTVACTAATIPAEIVVNIDGMNVGDTVFVNEIDLGEGAAVQFDNNFALVRCAAGRGSSKADEAEAEE from the coding sequence ATGTCTGAAAAAGTAACCTTCAAAGCTGATGTGCGCACCAAAACCGGTAAATCCGCAAACCGTCAGCTCCGCAATCAGGGTATGGTTCCCGTTGTCTTCTACTCTCAGGAAGGCGAGAACATGATCCTTTCCGTGAATGAAAACGACTTCGTCAAGATGTACCGCAAAGTTGGTACAACTCGCCTCTTCAGCCTTGAAGTTGAAGGAAAGACTTACGATTCCCTGATCTGGAAGGTACAGATGGACCCCGTCCGTCCCCGTCCTAACCACGTTGACTTTCTCGGTGTCTCCGCTGACCGTCCCCTCAAAATCGACGTTCCCGTTGTTACTGAAGGAACTGCTCCCGGTGTTAAGCTCGGTGGCCGTATTGCTATCTACCGCGACAAGCTGACTGTTGCCTGCACCGCAGCAACAATTCCTGCTGAAATCGTTGTAAACATCGACGGCATGAACGTTGGCGACACTGTTTTCGTAAATGAAATCGACCTTGGTGAAGGTGCTGCCGTACAGTTCGACAACAACTTCGCTCTCGTCCGCTGTGCCGCCGGCCGCGGTTCTTCAAAAGCTGACGAAGCTGAAGCAGAAGAATAG